DNA from Clarias gariepinus isolate MV-2021 ecotype Netherlands chromosome 8, CGAR_prim_01v2, whole genome shotgun sequence:
atttaaaaatgtcataaatcacAGTTCAAGAATTGAAATTATGGACAGGGTAAGGCTAAAGgttataattattgttttcGATTTGCACTCCCGAGTCAAGTCACAAATGTTTCAAAATCAACTGTTTACtgacactttttaaataataaaaataagctgtTTGAAAATGTTGCATTAATAAATCCATTCTGAGAGCATCTTCAGCAGTGCCTGGACTTTAGCAAGAGTTATTAGAATTAAACTTTTTGTTAATGCACACCAGCAACCTGTTTAGCATCAAAAGAGGACTAGGTACAAGGAAAAGAACCAGATAcccacagtaaaatatggtgacAGATCAGGAGCAATTGGGACATAAGGTTGTGGATGTTGGTGGTTGTTTATGGCATTTTGTGAAGACTGATGACATCATGAATTCTGCTTGAAAGTGCTAGGCCATTACataaagcttaaaaataaaattatgaggCACAGATACTTGCAAATCAATACAGCAAACAAAATCAATATTGATGAAATGTCCATTTGAACTTACTTTATAAAATCTGTGTTCTGAATTGAAAGGGGAAattcatgagcatttaaaaaaaatcacactataACAATATAAAAGGGGTCAAAAATGTTCTGCATGCAGAAGTGAACCAAGATCAATCTGCATGTTTTAACCTTTAGACATAACAGGACGTGACTctgtgatttatattttttcatgacGGGAATAATTATAATGGCGCAAGAAATTTTTAAACCACTGTTTATcactacttacagtacataaccCCCTTTGTGTTGATATAAAACTCTGTATGATGATAGAGTTTAAAATATCATTTGTgggttttaattgtttttgtgtgCTATTCGTAACTAATAGTTTTTGTGCAGGGCACAGATTAGTAGTTCTGTAGTTGGTATGCCTAATGAACGCCTCTCTGCTTCTATGAtcctttttaaatgaaaaaactgTATATGCATGTTAGCCCCGCCCCTCATGGTAGGCGACTAGTCACGCGCTTTACTGCGTCACTTAGCTCCTCCCACAAGCGGAAGTTTTGGAGAGTGCGCATACGCATACAGCAGCAAAGCGCGCAGGCTGCAGGTTAGGGTGCGTTACGGTACAGTACAGGCAGAAGTACAATCCTATCACATGACGTTAGAAAGCCTGACTAAATGTACAGGAAATGCAAATATACtgttaacaatatatatatttaatgtttatttgcatTTCGGAGCGCTGTAGGCTTATAACATCAGGTAATCGTTGCGAAatgtttcttcttgtttttattatatatatttttcactttatatttttgtgtatgttAGGTAGTGTAAAGGTAATATTGAGTTTTGCAAATATTTACTACTTTCAGGAAGGTGAGGATCAAGCTGTTTTCTtgtgaaagagaaaagaaaaacaacctttacatttttaaaagacattaaaaactccaaaaaattatatacaaagaTGTAATGGTCATATAATTACGAGGCCGGATAAATAGGCCAATTAAACTGTAACCCGCCCAAGCATTATCTTATATCTGATACAAAAATCCGCGTTGTCAATCTTTGCTTTGTTTCATTCACTTTTGCATCAGAATTCTTTTCCGTGTGACTTCCACTTTATACTTTTTAAGTCCACTTTACTTGTCGCTGCAAATAGTTCTTATGTAGATGGGGAGAGCGATTCATAAACATGTCACCGACGTGAAATATATGGAAACGTTTAAAACTTTCTATTTAAATATCATGAATTATGGCCTTGAAAAATGTGTTCCCATTTAAGGGTAATACCGAGTATTTGGTGTCTGCTTCAGAAGCCCATTCGTCATGCAGacaataaagagagttttttgcCTGGCGCTGGAAATTTATGGCTGCCCTTCTCTGCCCTAATAACTCACGCAGTGTGTCCCAGTCTGACAGGCCCTGCAGAAGAACAGCAGCCCTGTTATCCATCACACCCATCTCTGCATGCTGAGCTGCGAGCTTCTCCTCAGCCGCACTTTAAATGCCCGATAGGAGGGACCATTTGAAcgctttgggttttttttttttgttgcttgctTTAGTGTTTTCTAATGCGAAATGAATTTCCTAAGCCTAGTTTCAAGCTGCAAAAAATATAACATACAATAAAGCATAGATATATATTTAGACAGGTCATGTCGGAAAGCATGTGATTTTCATCAGCTTGTTTGCACGAATtctttttgtacatttgttcATTAGTTTGTAGTCGAAGATGTTTTATGTTATGGTACGATTATGATCGCATTTTAAAATAGACAAATAGCTAATGTAATAATCTGAAttaaatgtatgtgtgagtttttaattattgaatcataattataaaaatccTGAGTCTTCCACTttagcaaaagtaaaaaaaaaaactaatgaaatgAATTTGCAGACAATTTACACACTGAattcgaaaagaaaaaaaaaaaagaaaaatactgtttttttatatatatatatatatatatatatatatatatatatttatagcctTTATATGAAACATACTTCAGTTTATGACTGTCCATTCCAGGATTTCTTGCTCTCCGAGATGACATGTCAACCGGATTAACGCCGAAAGAGATTAATGGCGGAGGCGGGTTGCAATAATAATCGTTTTGTTTGATGTGACAACTTTGATAGGCGTTGATTTACTTACAAACTGATAGGCTTTTAATTGAGCGCCTCAATCCAGTGGGAGATGAAAGGCGCAGCGCATTGAAAAGCTGCCCGGAGCCTCAGCCCTGATTAGCCCAATCAGCGGTGAAGAGGTCATCGCATTTCTCCCCTAAAAaaaactctcacacacacactatctccttaaatacattttataacccCATCGCCTTTTCGTatgcaaaatacattttgatgCATGAATAGCCGAACTTGTGGgttcatttttcttcttttcctttcttacACTCCAAGCGTGCTGATACAGTGCCTCAGGTGACATGCATGTAATTATTGTCTGTGAGTTCAAATTCAGGTAATCTTACATCTGTGCCGAAGAGGTAATATACCCGAAAGCGGAGGACTTGTGCAACTGTGAAACTGTATACTAAAGCAGAAGAAAGAAGTGCACCTGGACGATGTTTAGCTTGAAAAACAGGCCTGGTGCTGTTCGACTTCTCAATACTGAAGAACACCACACAGCCAAACACTCCGAGAAAAACCAATTTATTCCACAAGTAAAAGAACTGTGTTACAAAAATGCatgtcaaataaattaaataaatacatcacacAAAGGCGCAGTGACTACTCATATCCAACAGTTTTAGTACTTTTTCACAGCAACTTAAATAGCTTATTACTGCtttttttatgcacaaaatgttaCATTGTTTACATTAAAAACACTGTACTGCAGTTTaccaaaatatttattaataaagattttaaaaatattttgggtGCATTTCAAGTATACTTACTTTCCGACATGAAGTAAATAGGAGCAGGGTTGATTTCCATGTTTTCCCGCATCTGCTTTTGCATTCCCTCCCTTCCaaccggggaaaaaaaaaaccaagaggACTGTGCCGCTCGTATTAAGTGTCTCTGTACCAAGGTGCTTCTTTTTCATTTGCCCTTTTCTCAGTCACCCGCAGCTTGTAATCAGCTACAAGAGCTGACATAAATCAGCAGCAGGATTGACAGCGACTGACAAATAGCTGATTGATTGCGGTCGAGCAGAATTGACAGTTGACTGAGGGGTTGGGATAGAAATAGAAGGGCGGGTGTATATTATGCTGAAAACATGTGACATTCCCATCCCTCTATCACTGCATTGGTCTGCTCCTGTCAACGCGTGTCTGATTGGGGAATTCAAACACCACGCGGTGATCTTCTGTTGCACGTCTGACTTCTCGTCAAATGAACAGAGGAGAGAGACcgcatttttttatgttaggcTCACAACTTgggtatatttttttcttaaactcaTAATAGCTACAAGATAACTATTCAACATGCATGCTCAGAATTGTCTGAGGAGTTTGTACTCATCTGGTCTGTAACATCAAGAGTAAATAGGGAACATATACACCTGGCATCTTCCATAAGAATTAATGGCTAAATCATGGTATCAGTTAATAGATCGGAACATAAATAAACGCAGGGTATAATGTTAGGTACATTGTCTATTTAGCCTAAGCTGGAAAATAAGGGTGAGCGCTGCCGCTTTGAGAAAGTGCGGCGTGCACAAGAACCAAAATATTTTGCAGAATCTCCTCCCCCAAGCTGTCAAAATAGAGGCGCTGGAGAAAGGAGAACGTCACATCCCCTTGACCCTCCAATCACCTCGGGGTCTCATTTGATTGGAAGGCGGCAAGGGCTTTAATCTCAGACTAATTCAGTTGCTTTTGAAGTGAAAATTTCGGGCAGTTCTCTTCTCGGGCTGGGAGGAGTAGCGCGTGGAGCTGCGAGGGTAGGCAGAGCAGAGCGCGCAATGCCTGTGGTGTCACGCGCAGCACTGGATCGGCGATAGCCTCGCGCTGTGCGTCTTCCTTCCGCCACGAGCGAACGGATTATACGAGTTTGTCTTTATTTTCGGGTCGTTTTCGAAGAAGAAGTAGTTCTTGATGCATAGGACGAACGAAACGCCGACAGAATAAATGAGAATTGGGTCATGAGCACATCGCCCTCTGCTACTGCTCTAAGAAATAGCGATACCGATTTAGCCTGGGAAAGCTGCAGTTCTCGGAATAACAGCTCAACCATAAACAAGCCTTTTCTCAATCCTATCCCTCCAACGGACCCTTTACGGCAAGCCAAGCGACTTCCCATCAAGGTTCTGAAAATGCTGACGGCGCGCACGGGACACATTTTGCACCCGGAGTATCTCCAACCTTTACCGTCTACTCCGGTTAGTCCTATCGAGGTAAGAACATTTCCTTTAAAATAGATCGGAAtccattattgttttttgcGGAAATGATAGATCGTCTCTGCTGATACACAAATGACTTCTATAATGCCTAGCCCGTGAGAGACTAAATGAATACAGGCTGTACTGCGTATTTCTTGTAAATGTAGTGATTTCACACGCTCCGTGTTCTGCCTGCTCATGCGGATATTTCCCTGACTGTGTTCCTGACACAGTGTTCCGCGATGTCTAGCGCACTTTATTCTccgacacaaaaataaaacaaaacatgagcTGTAGTATAAGATATCAAGTTACCGTGTGtttgttgatgtgtgtgtgtattaaactCAGATATAATGTTTGGATATTTACTCAACGGGTtcgtgtgtttgtttgtttttgtctattCTCACAGCTAGATGCAAAGAAAAGTCCGCTGGCTCTTCTTGCGCAGACGTGTTCTCAGATCGGTAAACCGGACCCTCCGCCTTCGTCTAAACTCTCCTCGGTCACATCAAACGGATCTAGCGAAAAAGAGACAAAGTCTGGTCCTTTAAAACTGAGCGACATCGGCGTGGAAGATAAATCGAGCTTCAAGCCGTACTCCAAACCAGCCGATAAGAAGGATTCGTCCTCGGGGGTTTCTAGCGGGGAGAAGTCTGGTTTCCGTGTGCCGAGCGCCACCTGCCAGCCGTTCACCCCCGGCACGGGCAGCCCGAATTCCAGCACTTCTGCTTCCCCGATGCCGTCCGACGCCAAAGGAGAGAGGGATGAAAAGAAAGAAGCTGACTGTAATAAAACCTGCAGCACGGACGCCTCTGGAGCTACCGGTGTCAGCCACAGCAGGATAAGCGTAAGCTGTGGTGGAATTAACGTGGAGGTCAACCAGCACCAGGAGACCACGTCTGGATCCAAGGCCGCTACGTCGGAATCGTCTTCTTCGGTGTCTTCCGCTTCCTCGGCGGCGGTTCTGGGGTCTGGTCTTGTGGCACCCGTTTCTCCGTACAAGCCGGGACAGACAGTTTTCCCTTTACCACCTGCCGGCATGACGTACCCAGGAAGTTTAGCCGGGGCCTACGCGGGCTATCCTCAGCACTTCCTGCCCCACGGTGGAAGTCTGGTGAACGCGCAGCTCGCCAGCTCCCTCGGCGCAAGCAAAGCTGGATCGAGCCCCTTAGCCGGAGCTTCTCCACCGTCCATCATGTCTGCCAGTCTTTGTAGAGACCCGTACTGCTTGAGTTACCACTGTGCCAGTCACTTAGCGGGCGCGGCCGGTGCCTCGTGCACGCACGACTCCGCCGCCGCGGCCCTTAAGTCCGGATATCCGCTCATGTACCCGACACATCCTTTGCACGGCGTGCACTCCACGCCACCGTCTTTCGGCGGACACCCTTTGTACCCGTACGGCTTCATGCTCCCCAACGACCCATTGCCTCACGTGTGCAACTGGGTGTCAGCAAACGGGCCGTGCGACAAGCGCTTCTCGTCCTCAGAGGAACTGCTTAACCACCTGCGGACGCACACAGCCTTCACCGGCGCCGACAAGTTGATCTCGGGTTACCCGAGCTCGTCGTCCCTTGCCAGCGCTGCCGCCGCGGCCATGGCGTGCCACATGCACATGCCACCGTCCGGAGCGCCTGGAAGTCCCGGCACACTCGCGCTGAGGAGTCCGCATCACGCACTCGGACTAAGCAGTCGCTATCACCCGTACTCTAAGAGCCCGTTGCCTACTCCCGGGGCCCCGGTGCCCGTTCCCGCCGCAACCGGTCCTTATTATTCTCCATATGCACTGTACGGCCAGAGACTCACTACAGCGTCAGCTCTCGGTTACCAGTGAAACGGACTCACACACCCTAAAATTTAGAGCTTATAAAGATTCAAATATAAAGACTTTTATATCAACGCACCACTGAAGGACTGGATCCGTGGactccactgtatttatttatgtcagCTTAAAGCGGACAATAACACAAAAGGAAAACTATTTGAGCAAACTCAGAAGTGCATTATGTTTAAATCTCAGTAGGTAAAAGTAAAACACATGTTAGAGTACTAATAAAATAGGGGTTCTTCAGTTCAACATTCATTTGAAATTGCTATGATTGTATTGTACGTTCTTATTTAATGTCTCAttgaaaaaggaaataatttacatttgcatgtttgttttttaaaacccaAATTGTCCGCATAATTTTAAATTGCCGTTATTTTTCAGGCGTATACCATGGAGAGAGAATtggtatttttttgtatgtattctggaaaaaaaataagaaacaattCTGTTCCATAAATGTGTCCCCAGTATTCTTTAATCGTCGAATGCTATTTACATTACATATGTGGCTATCCagatttgtatttcatttttatttaatcaatcacaaaatatattaaatgcatTCAAATTTTGCGGTACAAAATATGCTATTCATCATATAAACACCGCAAACCATGATTAAATAtagctttaatattttattattagataaGTAAGATCTTGTACGACAAAGAAGATGGAGactttttagaatttttatctCTTGatgggtcataaaaatataacaatttcGGTTACAACAAAGAACGACtattttaaacagattaaataaatatttcgactctttaatgtcattattttacgcagtaattttaaatattaagaagAACAGCGCACAGGAGACATAAACCCCCcgtgtgttattgtgtttttaaaggCGTGTAGCCTTGAGCTTAAAGTTAATACGATGTttcagtaaaatatatttatctgAGAACTTGTTCACATTTACATATGGACATGAGTTGAAGAATTTATCcgagtttttagtttttttttatttgttacaacAACATGGAGTTTACTCCTCATAGCCAAGCTTGCCTTCgtcacataaataaattatatgtgATACAAATTCCGCCATAAAAGCTTATTTCAGTAGTTAATTTGCCATGATTTTTAATCTAAAAATGGTTTAAGGCTtaggacattttatttatttattaattctttaaaaGGTCGGGCCTATATATTTTCTGCAGCATTtgcgctatatatatatatatatatatatatatatatatatatatatatatatatatatatatatatatatataatgtgtgtgtgtgtgtgagatatataaaaatatatatgtttataagtgtaatataaaatataaaagtgggAATCATttatggggtttttttttattagtcgcATTTTTCAAGAAAGTGTTTTTCCTCTGTTGGGTGTATAGCCTACCTATGTTTCGGCGGATTAAATAGTTTAAAGCTTTCTTTGTCGCTTTTTGATAATCGAATTACTTTAGCCAATTGCCTTTTCTCAAATCGGAATAAATTCTCATCGATGTTTTATTAGGTCTTAAgtagaaaaacaaaattgtaaaacacTCACCTGACAGTTAAGACGTATGATTTGTATATACGTTTCAagataattgtattattttgccAAACATAAACTTAAGGTAAAGCATAAAGAATCCCAcgtcaatgcatttttttttattattaattataaatatcgATGCGAATCAAACTTTTTCCTGCCAAACGTCGCGCTGTGCCGTTATCCTTTTATTTATGTgcctttttattaattaatttctctGTCGGGTTTCTCAGCTGAATACTCTACATAACTCACAATATGTAAtagtcataaataaaataatcaccaGGACACAGTGGAGGAATATTATGGGATGTTAAGGTAGGCTTCAGCTCCAGATCGTGTACACTGGAAAAAGTCAAAgcgttcacatacacacacacacacacacacacacacgaccagGAAGAAAACAGCAGTAACACTCAGCCAAGCTGCTTTATTACTAACACTAGCATGTGTAGGCAATTTGGTGAGTGCTTACAACGAATGTTTTCACATAAATACAACCTTTTTACTACTTCTGTTCTTCGCCCTATACCACCAGCCTGTAAAGGGCTATAGGTGTGCTCCAGTGTTTTTGtgtccaagtttttttttttttttttaaatacaagatTAAATTTTATTCTGAGTCATTTTACTTCTACGTCACTGTTATCCTATCAAAAGATGAACTTTTCTAAATCATAAATACGTAAATTCTTTACACCGAGCCTACACCAATATTAGGCAATGTATCACTTTTACACTATAATGATGAATAAGCCTAGTATACATTATTAACTTATAGACTAATAAGTCTATCTATTATAGACTTGTGATTTAATATAGCCCTGGTCTACTAAACAattattaaacactttaatttaTGCACATCAACAATTTAACACCACCCCTTCACAAAaagtacacaaaaacacagagcaactAGAGTATGTTTCAGAGGCCCACACAAGCTTTAAACTGATGTAATGACGGTGAAAGAGAGCAATTTCCATTTTTACCCACATCATGGTAGCTGTGTGGCGGTCCCCGATGGAAAGCCATTCATCATGTGCCCCTCCTCCCGGGCCTGTCATCAGAGGAGCTCCAAGGCACATGTGTGCATAAATTACCCTGCTTGTGCCTGCCTTCTACTTACTGTGGCTAAGGAGAATAAAGAGGAGCACAGAGCTGCATGGCTTAGTACCACAACATAACTTACCCTGCTGATCAGCTCTGCAATGAGCATGTTTATGTGGGAGATAAATAAAGAGGATACTATCCACTGTGCTTTTGTGTATAAAAAGGCATGCTGCTGACACTTTGAAGAATGGTACGTCTTTCATGCTAGCTTTCTGAAGAGGATATGGTGGTAAACCAAAACGAGTGTATGGATGAGAGTATGGGGATTGAAGTTTACGGCTTATCTCAGTAGTGggtcaaggtttttttttttttttttgtaactaaaTGATTGTTCGATCCTTCAACTGTGtcaaaacaacacaaataacattttacGCCTCAACCATATAACACCTATCAAACTCATAAAATTGTACTACCCATTAATTACTGTTGAAACAGTGTCATCTTTTGTTGAATGCTCTTCCTTATATATGGCAACTGACTCAGACTAATGCCTGAAGTGTTACAATAACTAATTACACTAGAGAAGATGAATAGTGGCTTGATGGTAGACTGTAAAGAGATTTCTCTCAAGGCTTTTCCTTACGCTGAAATGCAAGGCCTTGCTTTGCTGAACTGGCTCTTGTTTTACCCTCGAGTGTCATGCTATTGTTTTAAGACCTGACATCATTAAGAGCTGAACCTGAGCAGACACCTAAATGTTAAGGGctcttttaatcttttataattTAAGAGCACAGGATTACCACCAACATATTATTAATTACCAGGCATGTGACAAAGTACACATACATGCCA
Protein-coding regions in this window:
- the znf503 gene encoding zinc finger protein 503, whose product is MSTSPSATALRNSDTDLAWESCSSRNNSSTINKPFLNPIPPTDPLRQAKRLPIKVLKMLTARTGHILHPEYLQPLPSTPVSPIELDAKKSPLALLAQTCSQIGKPDPPPSSKLSSVTSNGSSEKETKSGPLKLSDIGVEDKSSFKPYSKPADKKDSSSGVSSGEKSGFRVPSATCQPFTPGTGSPNSSTSASPMPSDAKGERDEKKEADCNKTCSTDASGATGVSHSRISVSCGGINVEVNQHQETTSGSKAATSESSSSVSSASSAAVLGSGLVAPVSPYKPGQTVFPLPPAGMTYPGSLAGAYAGYPQHFLPHGGSLVNAQLASSLGASKAGSSPLAGASPPSIMSASLCRDPYCLSYHCASHLAGAAGASCTHDSAAAALKSGYPLMYPTHPLHGVHSTPPSFGGHPLYPYGFMLPNDPLPHVCNWVSANGPCDKRFSSSEELLNHLRTHTAFTGADKLISGYPSSSSLASAAAAAMACHMHMPPSGAPGSPGTLALRSPHHALGLSSRYHPYSKSPLPTPGAPVPVPAATGPYYSPYALYGQRLTTASALGYQ